From the genome of Candidatus Nitrosocosmicus oleophilus, one region includes:
- a CDS encoding RNA-protein complex protein Nop10, giving the protein MKHRIRICRLCKQYTLKDKCPICKAETNDPHPPKFSLDDKYIRYRIMDAYVDNSEKG; this is encoded by the coding sequence ATGAAGCACCGGATTCGAATTTGTAGATTGTGCAAGCAATATACGTTGAAAGATAAATGTCCTATTTGCAAGGCTGAAACCAATGACCCACACCCGCCAAAATTTTCCCTTGATGACAAATATATAAGGTATCGGATTATGGATGCCTACGTGGACAATTCGGAAAAAGGATGA
- a CDS encoding translation initiation factor IF-2 subunit alpha translates to MSISETKKLPDLGEIVIVTVKEVTGHGAYVTLDEYDNLTAFLHISEIATGWIRNIERYVKAKQKTVLKVIRVNPTRSEVDLSLKQVTGEEKKAKVMEVKKDEKGANFMDVIKTNLGYDQSSIKEIEEKISQKYDFIYDAFETVAIKGPEVLSTLDLKPEVIEAIELESKKIQIPHIEVRAVLDITVRKGDGIDTIKNILGSVDGSKNNSKIDITYIGAPKYRITVTAENFKIAEKALNHAIEKIKTNIEKNAGTFRFTREESKKTHTNI, encoded by the coding sequence GTGAGTATTTCAGAAACCAAAAAACTCCCCGATTTGGGAGAAATAGTTATAGTTACAGTCAAAGAAGTTACGGGTCATGGAGCTTATGTAACCCTTGACGAATATGACAATCTTACTGCGTTTTTACATATTTCAGAAATTGCTACTGGCTGGATCAGAAATATAGAGCGGTATGTAAAGGCTAAGCAGAAAACAGTCCTCAAGGTAATCAGAGTTAACCCCACAAGGTCAGAAGTAGATCTTTCACTAAAGCAGGTTACCGGCGAAGAAAAGAAAGCGAAAGTCATGGAGGTAAAAAAAGATGAAAAGGGTGCAAATTTTATGGATGTTATAAAGACTAATCTTGGCTATGATCAAAGTAGTATTAAAGAGATTGAAGAAAAAATAAGTCAGAAATATGATTTTATCTATGATGCTTTTGAAACTGTAGCCATCAAGGGACCTGAAGTATTATCTACTCTTGATCTAAAACCAGAAGTGATTGAAGCAATAGAACTAGAAAGTAAGAAGATTCAGATTCCTCATATTGAAGTTAGGGCAGTACTGGATATTACTGTAAGAAAGGGAGATGGGATCGACACAATAAAGAATATTTTAGGATCTGTAGATGGATCCAAAAATAATTCTAAAATAGACATTACGTACATAGGTGCCCCAAAATACAGAATCACAGTCACAGCAGAAAATTTCAAAATTGCCGAGAAAGCATTGAATCATGCTATAGAAAAAATAAAGACTAATATAGAAAAAAATGCCGGAACTTTTAGATTCACTAGGGAAGAATCAAAGAAAACCCATACAAATATTTAA
- the cobO gene encoding cob(I)yrinic acid a,c-diamide adenosyltransferase → MDKGLIIVYYGNGKGKTTAALGVALRAIGYELNVCMIQFIKGEWNYGEIYSSNRLKPNFELVITGKGFVGIIDDDHDFIEHVESSKNALAIAKEKIDSGKYSIVILDEINYALKLGLIEEGEIISLLASKPPEVTVILTGNLLTDKIFQIADLVTEMREIKHPYKKGVKAKKGIDY, encoded by the coding sequence GTGGACAAAGGATTAATTATTGTGTATTATGGCAATGGAAAAGGTAAAACCACCGCAGCTTTAGGTGTAGCATTAAGAGCTATTGGATACGAATTGAATGTCTGTATGATTCAATTCATAAAGGGAGAGTGGAATTACGGAGAAATATATAGTTCAAATAGACTAAAACCAAATTTTGAATTAGTAATAACAGGAAAAGGATTTGTGGGTATAATTGATGATGATCATGATTTCATAGAGCATGTAGAGTCATCAAAAAATGCTTTGGCAATTGCTAAGGAGAAAATAGACTCTGGAAAATACAGCATTGTTATACTAGACGAAATTAATTATGCTTTGAAGCTTGGGCTAATTGAAGAAGGAGAAATTATTTCACTCTTAGCTTCAAAACCGCCTGAGGTAACCGTAATATTGACTGGGAATCTGTTGACGGACAAAATATTTCAGATTGCTGATCTGGTTACGGAAATGAGGGAAATCAAACATCCGTATAAAAAAGGTGTAAAGGCAAAAAAAGGTATAGATTATTAG
- a CDS encoding pyridoxamine 5'-phosphate oxidase family protein: MFQLSPNEIKFIIENEVCRLATSFRDKPHVVPVSYIYKDNFFYVSTDYNTKKLFNIGKNPKVSLTVDIYKPSLNKGITVNGIVRIIENGQLYDRIYLLYYDKFEWVRSNPWKEGESPFLEIKPCTKASWGIN; the protein is encoded by the coding sequence ATGTTCCAGTTAAGCCCAAATGAGATTAAATTTATAATAGAAAATGAGGTTTGTAGGTTAGCAACTTCTTTTAGAGATAAACCTCACGTAGTACCAGTTTCATACATCTACAAGGACAATTTTTTTTATGTTTCAACTGATTACAATACAAAAAAATTATTTAACATAGGGAAGAATCCTAAAGTCAGCTTGACTGTAGATATTTACAAACCAAGTTTGAATAAGGGGATCACCGTAAACGGCATAGTAAGAATAATTGAAAATGGTCAATTATACGACAGAATTTACCTGCTTTATTATGACAAGTTTGAGTGGGTTAGAAGTAATCCATGGAAAGAAGGGGAATCTCCTTTTTTAGAAATAAAACCATGTACTAAGGCTAGTTGGGGAATCAACTAA